GCTAAGTTAATactataaaacacatttatcttCTCTCTATATAATCTGGTATGTGTTGCTTTGATCTGGGTAATCAAAAAGCCACTACATtggttttttattcaaaatgaatcCAACATACTAAGTTGATTTTTTCCACAActtttactttccttttttatcgtttgtgtctgttttataATCCAAAAGTGCTCCCATAATATATAAAATCCTCCTGGGTCCGGTAGTTTTATTCTATTGTAATTCACGTAAACACACCTACCTTTGTGTTAGCAGTAAAAACGGACTTTTGAGAGATACTTACTTCATAACCATCAACAGTGTCAGTAAATCTCATATCTCTTCCACGGATATGTTAAGTGATATTCAGATCAAATAACCTGATGATGACATGTTGAAAGTAAGTTGTGAAGTTAATAAAGTGGGGATATAAACTTCTGTTCTTATCTGAATACATATCATGAGTCTGCTTTTCCTCTTTCACAGCTGGCCTTGTGTATAGTGCTGAATATCTGAATGAGTTTGCTGCCATGAACTGGAGGTAAGACCAATACTCAGAaggtttttgtttggtttcttcTATGTCtgaaattgtgtttgtgttggggctttgttttttaaagtacacATACAGTAGTTCAGAAACTtgtcaagacttttttttttttgtttttttttggcaggtcCTTTTCTAATTTCCAGTACTTTGATTCCAAGGGAATGTTCATATCTTTGGTCTACTCTATTCCTCTTCTGCTAAACACGGTCATTATTGTGGTAAGATAATCCTCATCATTGTCGAAGCAAATCCAATGTTAGAATCACCACCAGACACCGGTTCTCATGaatgcttgtgttgtactttgACAGATGGTGTGGGTATACAGGACCTTTTCAACTATGACTGAACTTAAAACACTCCAGCTCAAGCGACAGGCccgcagagagaagagagagaagactgACTGATCTCCTGACTTGTATCCAAACATGGGCCTCATTTGGAGGaattaagaaaaaagaagcGTCTCTGCCATGCTAATCCTGAATTTTGGAATAGGAAGACAGATTCCTTCTTGTGACTGTAACAGGATTTATCATTGATGTTGGTCAGGACTGGTTAAGAAAGAGGCTGCTGAATAAACTGTACATTATGAGATTTACAAGGACCAAAGGACAGTTACTGTTTTGTATATAATGTTTTGAAGTGTTTGAAATGACAcaacaaaaattaaaatgtttttgaccgACCTGTGTTTGACTCCTAATTTCAGGGTTCTTTGCATTGGTAAGATTTAAGAGTTTAAAGAGCACTCGTTTGACCTTTTTAAAGGGGCAAGTGTAATTGATTTTAAACAACCTTTATACCACAGGCGGTTTTTATGTCTCTTTCCTTATTTATGTAGGGAAGACCACTCTGGGTTAAGCATAACTCTCTTCCTGTTCATTAATCCATACCCTTAGACTGTGGGAGGACATGCTCACATAAATAATGTTGATGTAAAGTAGGGGAAAGCCGCAAGGCATTAGCTCTATTCAACAGGCTACTGCGGGCTGGACTCACATCAAATGAAGTCGTTTCTATACCAGCCGAAGTGGCTTTGAATCATAGAATCAGTCAAACTTGTCTGACAACTCCCCCACactggatgggggggggggtcgcagGGGGAGTGTAAGGTCTTGTGACCTGTCAGTGTGACTTCACATGAGGGGTGGTTGTTTCATGATATTCCACTGCGCTCTTTGTGAAAGAGAAGGCCCTTTTCACTCAACATTTCTTTTgagttcttttcttttcactttttttttttgtgtttgtttttaatggctCTAAGTGGCAGGGTTGCTCAGTAAGCCCAGCACTGCTACATTGAATTAGCATTACCAAGACCCTCAAACTGAAGCAGCTTAACCAAATTCCACCACCATTATTGTCAGTCACACCTGTACTTTTCTTCGGTGAAATGTCTCTATAGGGCTCTTCTCAGCCACAGTGTTGCACTCACACTTATCCCATGCAAGGTAAATGCTCAGGAAGGAAGGTTGTATCTTCTTAGTGAAGATTAAAGAACACATCCTTCAATCCAGCTTTCAGCCACGTACTCCTCTAAACTCACAACTAGAGCTGCAGGGATTCAGCCATTACTGATTTACTTTTAGATTGGCCTTAAATTGTCAATGTAATGCCATTTTTTTGTAGAAGGAGAAAGAGCAAGAGTTCTCTGATTCCTGTTTCAATTATGTGAATACTTCCTGACTTCGGACTCCTTTATGACAGTAAACTTAAAATCTTCTGGTATCaggaaaatgttaatgttaagtTCTCTTGGGCTTAGCGACACACTGAGCAACACTTTTTGGACGTTACACATATACACCCAACAAaacaattgatttttttttttgttaaaacgCCTTACACACTTCACTGTGAGAATCCTGACAGTACTAGCTGCTTTTGTAACTTGAATTGATTTTAATTGTTATTCTTCATAAATAGTtgtagaaaatgtaacaaacacacattgaagcaaagtaaaataaatggtTAAGAAAAATGATAAGAGGTACCAAAACAATCACTCAGAGACAAAATCTGCTTTTAGTCAATATACACTAAAAATGCAAATCTCAGtcaagttatttttaaatgtagtttcaTGTGGAAACACAACATCAAATGTAGCTGTCATTGCTGTAAAGTTTTGACTTCTTCATGAGAGCTATGAGGTCCTCGGGATGTTGTTGTCCCACTAGAGGGCAGTCTGGATTAAACAACATAAGATAAATCCTGCTGTCCAGAAGATTCTTTTGCAGACTTTTCCTCAACTCACACTCCATTTCTCACTTTATATCTCTGCAGAACTGACAGGATGTCTTAGCTCGTCCTATCTGTTGTGTTGATCTTATTTATATCACTCCTTATGTGTTTTCCCAAATGCATGTGATGTATGTGGGTAAGCTTCGCCTGCATTCATCTGTCAGGATCTATTACGTGTGGGCATGATGAGTGACTGGATTGCAGACATAAGCACAAGTTATCTGAAAGGAAACAGCGGTGAAGCGTCCTCAGAGGGAGATAAAATATTAAAGGCGAAACCGACCTCTTTTTGGTGAACAAGGCGTTGgtgttgcacacacattcatttggTAGATCGCAACCTCTCCAGATCACTGAGTG
The Labrus mixtus chromosome 12, fLabMix1.1, whole genome shotgun sequence genome window above contains:
- the tmem18 gene encoding transmembrane protein 18, coding for MTNQKADNISSIPIDEFSNLRITSIWTFLMSVQWSEPWLIGMLVFHVVCLFLTVLTCRYYKAQICLFMLMAGLVYSAEYLNEFAAMNWRSFSNFQYFDSKGMFISLVYSIPLLLNTVIIVMVWVYRTFSTMTELKTLQLKRQARREKREKTD